The DNA sequence TTTTGATCAGTTAAGTAAACGGATGGGCGACTCCATGTTGTTAGTCACCGCTGAGAAAAACCAAAAAACCATTGCGTCAGCGTTGTTTTTCTTTGACAAAGACAACCTATATGGGCGCTATTGGGGCTGTATACAAGACATCGATATGTTGCATTTTGAATTGTGTTTTTACCAAGGGATAGAGTTTGCCATATCACGCCAAATTAAACGCTTTAATCCTGGTACGCAAGGGGAGCATAAGTTGTATAGGGGGTTTGAGCCGACCACCACTTATTCAGCTCACTATATTAAGCAGCCTGATTTTGCTGCAGCTATTAACAACTTTTGTCAGCAAGAAAAGCAACAAATTTTCCAATATAAACAGCAATGTTTACAGCTACTGCCATTCAAGTCTGTGAGCAGTTAACTAACATTCATAAAAATGGGGTACTAATGACGGATTTATCTTTACAGTGTCAATGTGGAAAAGTGGCCGGTTCGGTGAGCAAGGTTAAACGTAGCTGTTGCAACCGAATAGTATGTTATTGCAAAGATTGTCAAAAGTTTGCTCACTACCTATCCAGTGAAACAACGACTTTAGATGCTTATGGCGGTACAGAGGTTTATCAACTCGCTCCGAGCTCTATACACATCGAGCACGGTATTGAACAACTGAGGTGCGCAAGGTTAACCAGTAAGGGCATTTATCGTTGGTATAGTGCTTGTTGTAATACTCCTATTGCCAATACGGTTGGCTTAAAGGTGCCTTTTGTAGCCATTTATCATAACTTTATTGTTTCTGAGCCGAATGCAGAGGAGGTTTTGGGACCGGTAATTGGCATGTTGTACCCTGAACAAGCTCTCACCCCGATCCCGAGCGAGCAACAAGTGACCACCTCATCGTTCATGCTAAAAGCTAAAGTGCTTACCAAGTTATTTTTGTGGAAACTAACAGGGCAAGGTAAACCAAGCCCATTTTATCAAGCTTCGGGTAAAGCCATTGTTAAGCCGATAGTGCTTGAAAAACAATAGTTAGATCACTTCCTATCCTGGCTGACGCTGTTAGCGGTTGTCAGCTAGGTCGATGTTTCTTTCTTCAAAAACGTGTTTGGCGACTAACATGCCGTTAATCGCAGCAGGAAAACCTGCGTATACCGCCATTTGAAGTATCACTTCGGTTATTTCTGTAGGCTTACAGCCTACATTAAGCGCGCCATGTATGTGTACTGCTAGTTGCGGGGCGCTATTGGCCATCGCTGTAAGGGCCGCTACCGTTGCTATTTCTCGGGATCTTAAGTCAAGCTCTGGGCGGCTATAGATATCGCCAAACGGAAATTCGATGGTATATTTGGCCAAGTCTGGAGATATTTTAGCGAGGCTTTCTATCACCTTATGGCCTGCATCTCCGTCAATTTCACTGAGTTTATCTAGGCCTTGTTGGTATCTAGTTTGTTGCATAATAACGTCCTACTATTTATTGACTAAATAAATAGTGTAAACCTTGGAGCTTACTCCCAGTCAAGCCAGATTTTGGTCGGCTTGCTTCGCTTACAAATTATAGGCTTAACCTTGGCTGGATAAATTCTATAAAGGCGCTGATTCTACGGGCTACAGCAGAAGACTTGTAATAAACCGCATTTATTTGTTCGCGGCTGGTATGGGTGAGTTGTTGGTTTTCTAATAATGAAATGAGTCGACCTTGAGCAATATCTTGCTTCACCATAAAGCCAGATAAACACGCAACGCCATTATTGCTTAGGGCTAGCTGGCGAACCGCTTCACCGTTACTGGCACTGATGCTAGGCGTAAACGCACTAAAGCCTTTTAGCGGCCATTGATTAAGTACCTTCGCACCGCTAAAACCAATTAAATCATGCTGACTAAGCTGCTCAACGCGAAGAGGAAGGCCTCGTTTGCTTAAGTAGTCTGCTGACGCCACTATGTATAAGGGGCTAGTACCTAATGGGCGGGCATGTAAGGTCGAATCGCTTAATTTACCGATACGAATAGCAAGGTCAGTTTTCTTTTCTAATAAATCTACATAACCTTCATTCGAGCTTAGCACGAGGTCGATGTTTGGAAAGGTTTGTTTAAATTCGCTGATTAGCGGTATTAGTTGGTGCAGTATAAAGGGGCTGGCGGCATCGACTCGTAAGCTACCTTTGGGTAATTCTCCGCGCGCAATGATGTCTTCTTCCGCTTGCTGTATGTGCGCGAGTCCTTGGCGAACCGCTGCTATAAAGTGACGACCTTCGTCGGTTTGCTCAATCCGGCGGGTGGTTCGATTTAAAATGCTGGTGCCTAACTTTACCTCTACTCTTTTCACTGCCCGTGAAACTTTAGCGACTTGAATGTCCAACGCTTCAGCAGCAGCAGAAAACCCACCGTGGTCTACCACTGCGAGTAATATTTCCAATTCATCTGAACGGTTCTTGAGAGAGAACATCTCACTTCCTATTTATATGTATGGTCAATTTTAAGGGGAGCCAGTGACCTTTTTGGCCAAGCTTTTACGATTACCTATAAATTATACAAAAGTATTTTGTATTAACCGCTATTTTTTACAATGGTTTTTTGGCAAATAATGTTTACCTTCAATGGTTGCTGATAGCAACATTAACCTAGAGATGAGTAGAGATTACTATTATGCCATTAGCTTTATTTGCACTGACCTTAAGTGCTTTCGCCATAGGGACCACTGAGTTTGTTATTGTGGGGCTTATACCGACCATGGCTCAAGACCTTGGCGTATCGGTACCTTCCGCCGGATTATTGGTGAGTTTATACGCCTTGGGCGTGGCGATTGGTGCGCCGGTGTTAACTGCACTGACAGGTCAGTGGAATCGAAAACATGTACTACTGGCGGTGATGGGCCTGTTTGTCGCCGGTAACCTGTTAGCATGGCAGGCGCCAAGTTATGAAACCTTGGTGGGGGCGCGAATTCTTACCGGTTTAGCTCATGGTGTGTTTTTCTCAATTGGTTCAACGATAGCAACGGGATTAGTAGCGAAAGAAAAGGCGGCGAGTGCGATCGCAATTATGTTTACCGGATTAACGGTTGCCTTAGTCACTGGGGTACCACTAGGTACTTATATCGGTCAAAATTTTGGCTGGGAAACTACGTTTTTGGTGGTGGCTATACTCGGCCTTATTGCTTTGATAGGCAGTGCTTTTTTGGTACCCAATAACCTAAAGCAAGCGCCTGAAACCAAACTCAAGGATCTGCTCAGTGTAATAACGCAACCGCGATTGTTATTGGTATATGCAATTACAGCCATAGGTTATGGCGGGTCGTTTACGGCGTTTACCTTTTTAGCGTCAATTTTGCAGGATGTCAGCGGGTTTGATGCCAGCGCGATTAGCTTAATTATGTTGGTTTACGGTGTATCGGTTGCGGTGGGCAATATTTGGGGGGGCAAAATGGCTGATAAACTTGGCCCGGTTAAAGCGCTTAGTTGGATTTTCTTGGGTTTGGCTATGGTGTTGATGGTGTTTAATTTTACTGCTTATAACCCAGTAGCCGCAGTCGCTACTATTTTAATATGGGGTGCCTTTGCTTTTGGCAATGTTCCTGGCCTACAAGTCTATGTGGTAAAACTGGCAGAGCAATATACACCGAACGCCGTTGATGTAGCTTCGGGATTGAATATCGCGGCCTTTAATGTAGGGATTGCTTTAGGTGCTTGGGGGGGAGGGATGATTGTTGCCAACGCTGGCGTCATGCACACGCCATGGGCGGGTTCACTAATAGTGTTAGTGGCTTTGTTATTGACTCTGGTCAGCGGGGCATTGGATAAACGGGCTAAGCAGCTAAACGCCTCTAAGCTTTGCCCTCAGGCTTAATTTTTGATAAAGGTTTCAGTCGATTGACTGCTAGATAACGCGAACTCAATCCCCCTTTAAGGTTCTTGGCTTAAAGGGGGATTGAGTTATGGATTATCTAAGCTTTGAAAATACTCATCTTGTTGTGGTTCCCAATCTTCGGGATCCAGTTCCACTACTGGCACTGCTTGGTTGGCACTAAAGAAAATGCAAGCTGGGGCTGAATATAATGGCACGCCATCATAAGAGAATACTGAATAGTACTTAGGAATATTCGGGTTACCAAAATCATCAAAGGTATATTCGTCTTTACCACCGTAAATTTTAACGCCATCTTGAGGCGATCTAGGGGGATGAAATCGATTTCGAACAACAAAAGCACCGACAAAATCCGCGTCATCTGGGTTCTTCCAGGTCAGTTTTGCCAAGTTTTTCTCTAGGCTAACAGTGAAGCTAGTGGGCGCGTCTAAGG is a window from the Agarivorans sp. TSD2052 genome containing:
- a CDS encoding DUF6151 family protein, with product MTDLSLQCQCGKVAGSVSKVKRSCCNRIVCYCKDCQKFAHYLSSETTTLDAYGGTEVYQLAPSSIHIEHGIEQLRCARLTSKGIYRWYSACCNTPIANTVGLKVPFVAIYHNFIVSEPNAEEVLGPVIGMLYPEQALTPIPSEQQVTTSSFMLKAKVLTKLFLWKLTGQGKPSPFYQASGKAIVKPIVLEKQ
- a CDS encoding carboxymuconolactone decarboxylase family protein; the encoded protein is MQQTRYQQGLDKLSEIDGDAGHKVIESLAKISPDLAKYTIEFPFGDIYSRPELDLRSREIATVAALTAMANSAPQLAVHIHGALNVGCKPTEITEVILQMAVYAGFPAAINGMLVAKHVFEERNIDLADNR
- a CDS encoding LysR family transcriptional regulator: MFSLKNRSDELEILLAVVDHGGFSAAAEALDIQVAKVSRAVKRVEVKLGTSILNRTTRRIEQTDEGRHFIAAVRQGLAHIQQAEEDIIARGELPKGSLRVDAASPFILHQLIPLISEFKQTFPNIDLVLSSNEGYVDLLEKKTDLAIRIGKLSDSTLHARPLGTSPLYIVASADYLSKRGLPLRVEQLSQHDLIGFSGAKVLNQWPLKGFSAFTPSISASNGEAVRQLALSNNGVACLSGFMVKQDIAQGRLISLLENQQLTHTSREQINAVYYKSSAVARRISAFIEFIQPRLSL
- a CDS encoding MFS transporter, translating into MPLALFALTLSAFAIGTTEFVIVGLIPTMAQDLGVSVPSAGLLVSLYALGVAIGAPVLTALTGQWNRKHVLLAVMGLFVAGNLLAWQAPSYETLVGARILTGLAHGVFFSIGSTIATGLVAKEKAASAIAIMFTGLTVALVTGVPLGTYIGQNFGWETTFLVVAILGLIALIGSAFLVPNNLKQAPETKLKDLLSVITQPRLLLVYAITAIGYGGSFTAFTFLASILQDVSGFDASAISLIMLVYGVSVAVGNIWGGKMADKLGPVKALSWIFLGLAMVLMVFNFTAYNPVAAVATILIWGAFAFGNVPGLQVYVVKLAEQYTPNAVDVASGLNIAAFNVGIALGAWGGGMIVANAGVMHTPWAGSLIVLVALLLTLVSGALDKRAKQLNASKLCPQA